Proteins from one Pyrococcus kukulkanii genomic window:
- a CDS encoding RsmB/NOP family class I SAM-dependent RNA methyltransferase yields MELFYRVTLHEIIADALTLVEEKELSSKHALERIFRKVEGKDREKARGITHAYVFEIEKWRAKIDFIINSVLKGSKIEDLDLYLANLLRIGVFEMKFKGVNPAIATDSVVRVVKEKFDLTKAKFTNAILREVEKFNVERALKKLKEKDRMEWLSVRFSHPRWYVEYIVDLLGYDEAIRLLLSNLRPQRYYVRVNTLKADVDKVKKYLEENGVRVSYTPVDDVFKVLEYETPITRLEWYKKGYFIIQDLASAYVAHVLSPEPGERVLDLAAAPGSKTFHAAALMENKGEIVAVDYSYDRLMKMRERMKRLGVKNVKLVHADGQSFIDKEKFDKVILDAPCSSSGTYRQFPEVKWRFDEGKIKRVISVQRNMLLNAYRNLREGGEMTYSTCSVRIDENEENVMFALGKGFELIEYEYSWGDRGFLEIGDKVFRAWTHKHDCNSFFIAKLAKP; encoded by the coding sequence ATGGAACTGTTTTACAGGGTCACGCTCCACGAGATAATTGCAGACGCGCTAACGCTTGTCGAGGAGAAGGAGCTCTCATCAAAGCACGCTCTTGAGAGGATATTTAGGAAAGTCGAGGGAAAAGACCGAGAGAAGGCGAGGGGAATTACTCATGCGTACGTCTTTGAGATAGAGAAGTGGAGGGCAAAGATAGATTTCATAATAAACTCGGTTCTGAAGGGATCGAAGATTGAGGATCTTGACCTATACTTGGCGAACCTCCTTAGGATCGGAGTGTTCGAGATGAAGTTCAAAGGAGTAAATCCTGCTATAGCCACAGATTCGGTAGTTAGGGTAGTTAAGGAGAAGTTTGACCTAACAAAGGCAAAGTTCACAAATGCAATCCTTAGGGAAGTGGAGAAGTTCAACGTTGAGAGGGCCCTTAAAAAGCTGAAGGAAAAAGATAGGATGGAGTGGCTCTCGGTAAGGTTCTCCCATCCAAGGTGGTACGTTGAGTACATCGTCGATCTCCTAGGGTACGATGAGGCCATTAGACTTCTCCTGAGTAATTTAAGGCCACAGAGGTACTACGTAAGGGTTAACACGCTCAAGGCTGACGTTGACAAGGTCAAAAAGTACTTAGAGGAAAACGGTGTTAGGGTTTCTTATACTCCGGTAGATGACGTTTTCAAGGTCCTTGAGTATGAAACCCCAATAACAAGGCTGGAATGGTACAAGAAGGGCTACTTCATTATACAAGATTTAGCCTCAGCCTACGTTGCCCACGTCCTAAGTCCAGAGCCTGGAGAGAGGGTTTTGGATTTAGCTGCAGCCCCAGGAAGCAAAACCTTCCATGCAGCGGCTTTAATGGAAAACAAAGGTGAGATAGTTGCTGTTGACTATTCCTATGACAGGCTGATGAAGATGAGAGAGAGAATGAAGAGGTTAGGAGTGAAGAACGTTAAGCTCGTTCACGCCGATGGCCAAAGCTTCATTGATAAGGAGAAGTTCGATAAGGTGATACTAGATGCTCCGTGCTCTTCTTCTGGAACTTACAGGCAGTTCCCAGAGGTTAAGTGGAGGTTCGATGAGGGGAAGATAAAGAGGGTAATAAGCGTCCAGAGGAACATGCTCCTTAACGCCTATAGGAACCTCAGGGAAGGCGGAGAGATGACTTATTCCACGTGCTCAGTAAGAATTGATGAGAACGAGGAGAACGTAATGTTTGCGCTAGGTAAGGGATTCGAATTAATTGAATACGAGTATTCCTGGGGAGATAGGGGGTTCTTGGAAATTGGAGATAAGGTGTTTAGAGCGTGGACCCACAAGCATGACTGCAACAGCTTCTTTATAGCTAAGCTAGCCAAGCCTTAA
- a CDS encoding family 4A encapsulin nanocompartment shell protein, translated as MTARGDLIRILGEIEEKANELKMDGFEPDVILFGREAYNFFSQLLKQEAEEEGPITEVSGLKIDILSFLGRDAVVIDSKMLGLVPGAARRVRIVK; from the coding sequence ATGACAGCCAGGGGAGACTTAATAAGAATTTTGGGAGAGATCGAGGAGAAGGCCAACGAACTCAAAATGGATGGCTTTGAGCCCGATGTTATTCTTTTCGGTAGAGAAGCCTACAACTTCTTCTCCCAGCTATTAAAGCAGGAAGCCGAGGAAGAGGGGCCGATAACAGAGGTTTCAGGGCTTAAGATAGATATTTTATCGTTCCTGGGAAGGGATGCGGTAGTTATAGACTCGAAAATGCTAGGCTTGGTTCCTGGAGCCGCGAGGAGGGTTAGGATCGTTAAGTAA
- the hydA gene encoding NADPH-dependent hydrogenase/sulfhydrogenase 1 subunit alpha, giving the protein MKNLYLPITVDHIARVEGKGGVEILIGDEGVKEVKLNIIEGPRFFEAITLGKKLEEALAIYPRICSFCSAAHKLTAVEAAEKAVGFTPRDEIQKLREVLYIGDMIESHALHLYLLVLPDYLGYSSPLKMVDEYKKELETALKLKNVGSWIMDVLGARAIHQENVVLGGFGKLPGKETLEKMKEELKSILPLAEYTFELFAKLEQYSEVEGPITHLAVKPRDEVYGIYGDYIKASDGEEFPSEKYKEFIKEFVVEHSFAKHSHYKGKPFMVGAISRVVNNSDLLYGKARDLYDTHKDLLRETNPFANNLAQALELVYFTERAIELIDEVLAKWPIKERDEVEIKDGFGVSTTEAPRGILVYALEVKDGKVSYADIITPTAFNLAMMEEHVRMMAEKHYNDDPEKLKSLVEMVVRAYDPCISCSVHVVRL; this is encoded by the coding sequence ATGAAGAACCTCTACCTCCCGATCACGGTTGATCACATTGCGAGGGTTGAGGGTAAGGGTGGAGTTGAGATACTCATAGGGGATGAGGGAGTTAAGGAGGTAAAGCTAAACATCATCGAGGGCCCGAGGTTCTTCGAGGCAATAACCCTCGGCAAGAAGCTTGAAGAAGCTCTGGCAATTTACCCCAGGATATGCTCCTTCTGCTCTGCTGCCCACAAGCTGACTGCTGTTGAAGCTGCTGAGAAGGCAGTTGGCTTCACACCGAGGGATGAGATTCAGAAGCTGAGGGAAGTCCTCTACATAGGGGACATGATAGAGAGCCACGCCCTCCACCTGTACCTGCTGGTTCTTCCAGACTACCTTGGCTATTCAAGCCCCCTCAAGATGGTCGATGAGTACAAGAAGGAGCTTGAAACAGCTCTAAAGCTGAAGAACGTTGGCTCGTGGATAATGGACGTCCTTGGGGCTAGAGCAATACATCAGGAGAACGTTGTGCTTGGAGGGTTTGGAAAGCTTCCTGGGAAGGAAACGCTGGAGAAGATGAAGGAAGAATTGAAGTCAATCCTTCCATTGGCTGAATATACCTTCGAGCTTTTCGCGAAGCTCGAGCAGTACAGCGAGGTCGAGGGGCCGATAACCCACTTGGCGGTTAAGCCCAGGGACGAAGTTTACGGAATCTATGGAGACTACATAAAGGCGAGCGATGGGGAGGAGTTCCCAAGTGAAAAGTACAAGGAGTTCATAAAGGAGTTCGTCGTTGAGCATAGCTTCGCAAAGCACTCACACTACAAGGGCAAGCCCTTCATGGTTGGTGCAATCTCGAGAGTTGTTAACAACTCAGATCTTCTCTACGGAAAGGCCAGGGATCTCTACGATACCCATAAGGATCTACTAAGAGAGACAAATCCATTCGCGAACAACCTAGCCCAGGCATTGGAGCTAGTCTACTTCACCGAGAGGGCAATTGAGTTAATCGATGAGGTCTTAGCTAAGTGGCCCATAAAGGAGAGGGATGAAGTTGAGATCAAGGACGGCTTTGGAGTGTCAACAACTGAAGCCCCGCGTGGAATCCTGGTTTATGCCTTAGAAGTCAAGGATGGGAAGGTGAGTTATGCGGACATAATAACGCCCACCGCGTTTAACTTAGCTATGATGGAGGAACACGTGAGAATGATGGCGGAGAAGCACTACAATGATGATCCTGAAAAGCTAAAGTCCTTGGTTGAGATGGTGGTTAGAGCCTACGACCCCTGTATTTCCTGTTCAGTCCACGTCGTCAGGCTTTAG
- the hydD gene encoding NADPH-dependent hydrogenase/sulfhydrogenase 1 subunit delta, which translates to MERKKLRIGFYALTSCYGCQLQLAMMDELLKLLPNAEIVCWFMLDRESVEDEPVDIAFIEGSVSTEEEVELVKRIRENAKIVVAVGACAVQGGVQSWSDKPLEELWKTVYGDGKVKFQPKKAEPVSKYIKVDYNIYGCPPEKRDFLYALGTFLVGSWPEDIDYPVCLECRLKGNPCVLLEKGEPCLGPVTRAGCNARCPSFGIACIGCRGAIGYDVAWFDSLARVFKEKGLTKEEIIERMKMFNGHDERIEKMVEKIFAGGEE; encoded by the coding sequence ATGGAGAGGAAGAAGCTCAGAATAGGATTTTACGCTTTAACCTCATGCTACGGCTGTCAGCTCCAGCTGGCAATGATGGATGAACTGCTCAAGCTACTCCCCAACGCCGAGATAGTGTGCTGGTTCATGCTCGACAGGGAGAGCGTTGAGGATGAGCCCGTCGATATAGCTTTCATCGAGGGTAGCGTTTCCACGGAGGAGGAAGTTGAGCTGGTGAAGAGGATCAGGGAGAACGCGAAGATTGTGGTTGCGGTAGGAGCCTGTGCAGTCCAGGGAGGAGTTCAGAGCTGGAGCGATAAGCCCCTTGAGGAACTCTGGAAGACAGTTTACGGTGACGGAAAGGTGAAGTTCCAGCCCAAGAAAGCTGAGCCGGTCTCGAAGTACATCAAGGTAGATTATAACATCTATGGTTGCCCGCCAGAGAAGAGGGACTTCCTCTACGCCCTCGGAACCTTCCTAGTTGGCTCGTGGCCCGAGGACATCGATTATCCAGTCTGCCTTGAGTGCAGGCTTAAGGGTAACCCCTGTGTCCTCTTGGAGAAGGGGGAGCCATGCCTTGGACCTGTAACTAGGGCGGGATGTAACGCGAGATGTCCAAGCTTTGGAATAGCTTGCATAGGATGCAGGGGGGCTATAGGTTACGACGTTGCATGGTTCGACTCTCTAGCTAGGGTGTTCAAGGAGAAGGGCCTCACGAAGGAGGAGATAATCGAGAGGATGAAGATGTTTAATGGACACGACGAGAGGATAGAGAAGATGGTTGAGAAGATATTTGCAGGTGGTGAAGAATGA
- the hydG gene encoding NADPH-dependent hydrogenase/sulfhydrogenase 1 subunit gamma, with the protein MTLPKEIMMPNDNPYALHKVKILKVYDLTEKEKLFLFRFEDPKLAETWTFKPGQFVQLTIPGVGEVPISICSSPMRKGFFELCIRRAGRVTTVVHKLKPGDTVLVRGPYGNGFPVDEWEGMDLLLIAAGLGTAPLRSVFLYAMDNRWKYGNITFINTARYGKDLLFYKELEAMKDLAEAENVKIIQSVTRDPDWPGLHGRPQQFIVEANTNPKKTAVAICGPPRMYKAVFEALINYGYRPENIYVTLERRMKCGIGKCGHCVVGTSTSWKYICKDGPVFNYFDIVSTPGLLD; encoded by the coding sequence ATGACCCTCCCAAAGGAGATTATGATGCCAAACGACAATCCTTACGCTTTGCACAAGGTTAAGATTCTCAAGGTTTACGACCTGACTGAGAAAGAAAAGCTGTTCCTCTTCAGGTTTGAAGATCCAAAGTTAGCCGAAACCTGGACCTTCAAGCCGGGACAGTTCGTTCAGCTCACGATCCCTGGGGTGGGAGAGGTTCCAATAAGCATATGCTCATCCCCAATGAGGAAGGGATTCTTTGAGCTGTGCATAAGGAGGGCCGGAAGGGTCACCACTGTAGTTCACAAGCTCAAGCCGGGAGATACAGTCCTGGTTAGAGGCCCCTACGGCAACGGGTTCCCAGTGGATGAGTGGGAAGGCATGGATCTCCTTTTAATTGCCGCCGGATTGGGGACAGCACCACTTAGGAGCGTGTTCCTCTATGCCATGGACAACAGGTGGAAGTACGGGAACATAACCTTCATTAACACCGCACGTTACGGTAAAGATTTACTATTCTACAAGGAGCTCGAGGCAATGAAAGATCTGGCTGAAGCTGAGAACGTCAAGATAATCCAGAGCGTTACGAGGGATCCAGACTGGCCAGGATTGCATGGAAGGCCCCAGCAGTTCATTGTTGAGGCCAACACCAATCCGAAGAAGACCGCGGTGGCCATCTGTGGTCCGCCGAGGATGTACAAAGCCGTATTTGAGGCCCTAATCAACTACGGCTACAGGCCGGAGAACATCTACGTTACATTAGAGAGGAGGATGAAGTGTGGAATTGGAAAGTGCGGCCACTGCGTCGTTGGGACGAGCACGAGCTGGAAGTACATCTGCAAGGATGGGCCGGTGTTCAACTACTTTGACATAGTCTCAACCCCAGGATTGCTCGACTGA
- the hydB gene encoding NADPH-dependent hydrogenase/sulfhydrogenase 1 subunit beta has protein sequence MRYVKLPKENVYTFLERLKDWGKLYAPVKISDKFYDFREIDDVRKVEFHYTRTIMPPKKFFFKPREKLFTFDLEKVEYNEVIEDVEPFVLFGVHACDIYGLKILDTVYLDELPDKYYKVRREKGIIIGISCMPDEYCFCNLRETDFADDGFDLFLHELPDGWLVRVGTPTGHRIVDKNIKLFEKVTDKDICAFREFEKKRHQAFRYHEDWGNLRYLLELEMEHPMWEEEADKCLACGICTLTCPTCRCYDVQDIVNLDGVTGYRERRWDSCQFRSHGLVAGGHNFRPTKKSRFLNRYLCKNSYNEKLGLSFCVGCGRCTAFCLAGINFVENLRRILGFEENKCPPTVSEEIPKRGFAYSSNVRGDGV, from the coding sequence GTGAGGTACGTTAAGCTGCCCAAAGAGAACGTCTACACATTCCTCGAAAGGCTTAAGGATTGGGGTAAGCTCTATGCCCCAGTCAAGATCTCAGATAAGTTCTACGACTTCAGAGAGATAGACGACGTGAGGAAAGTTGAGTTCCACTACACAAGGACGATAATGCCCCCAAAGAAGTTCTTCTTCAAGCCCAGGGAAAAGCTGTTCACGTTCGACCTCGAGAAGGTGGAGTACAATGAAGTCATTGAGGATGTGGAACCCTTCGTCCTCTTCGGAGTTCACGCCTGCGATATCTACGGTCTGAAGATCCTCGACACGGTGTACTTAGACGAGTTGCCCGACAAGTACTACAAGGTTCGCAGGGAGAAGGGAATAATTATTGGAATAAGCTGTATGCCCGATGAGTACTGCTTCTGCAACCTCAGGGAAACTGACTTCGCCGATGATGGCTTCGATCTCTTCCTCCACGAGTTACCAGATGGTTGGCTCGTCAGGGTGGGAACGCCAACGGGCCACAGGATAGTTGACAAGAACATAAAGCTGTTCGAGAAGGTTACGGACAAGGACATCTGCGCATTTAGGGAGTTTGAGAAGAAGAGACATCAGGCATTTAGGTACCACGAGGACTGGGGTAACCTTCGCTACCTCTTGGAGCTTGAGATGGAGCACCCAATGTGGGAGGAAGAAGCTGATAAGTGCTTAGCTTGCGGAATATGTACTCTAACGTGCCCAACCTGCCGTTGCTACGATGTTCAGGACATAGTGAACCTTGATGGTGTAACTGGCTATAGGGAAAGGAGATGGGATTCTTGCCAGTTCAGGAGCCACGGCTTAGTTGCCGGAGGTCACAACTTCAGGCCGACCAAGAAGTCAAGGTTCCTGAACAGGTACCTATGTAAGAACTCGTACAACGAGAAGCTCGGTTTAAGCTTCTGCGTGGGCTGTGGAAGGTGTACCGCGTTCTGTCTGGCTGGAATTAACTTCGTGGAAAACCTTAGGAGAATCCTTGGATTTGAGGAGAATAAGTGCCCCCCAACCGTTAGTGAAGAGATACCGAAGAGAGGTTTCGCTTACTCCTCCAATGTAAGGGGTGATGGGGTATGA
- a CDS encoding helix-turn-helix domain-containing protein, producing the protein MAMGKRRPSEIVNYIGVESRKIYLYLENLMRLGFVERELPVGRKAERASTR; encoded by the coding sequence ATGGCCATGGGAAAAAGACGGCCCTCGGAGATAGTCAACTACATAGGTGTTGAGAGCAGAAAAATCTACCTCTACCTTGAGAACCTCATGAGGCTTGGCTTTGTGGAGAGGGAGCTCCCCGTGGGCAGGAAGGCGGAGAGGGCCTCTACAAGATAG
- a CDS encoding antitoxin family protein gives MPIIVEAVYEGGVFKPLKKVNLKDGQKVKIKIELDVSKYYGIFGKASAKELKELEEEVQM, from the coding sequence ATGCCAATCATTGTTGAGGCTGTCTATGAAGGTGGCGTCTTTAAGCCCTTAAAGAAAGTAAATCTAAAAGATGGCCAAAAAGTCAAAATAAAAATTGAATTAGATGTATCCAAGTATTATGGGATATTCGGAAAAGCTTCTGCAAAAGAATTAAAAGAACTAGAAGAAGAGGTCCAGATGTGA
- a CDS encoding PIN domain-containing protein has translation MIFVDTNMFYNFLFETELSPRAKGIIEMPYELVTSFTVLDELVYVVIRKLAEKR, from the coding sequence GTGATATTTGTTGATACGAACATGTTTTACAATTTTCTTTTTGAAACCGAACTCAGTCCAAGAGCAAAAGGGATTATTGAGATGCCTTATGAACTTGTTACATCATTTACCGTTCTAGATGAACTTGTTTATGTTGTTATTAGGAAGCTCGCTGAAAAGAGGTAG
- a CDS encoding PIN domain-containing protein: protein MTILPDYQEVSEWREVMKKYKLLPNDALIAITCRHYGIKTIATFDEDFKRVKFLKVVP from the coding sequence ATTACGATCTTGCCTGACTATCAAGAGGTCAGTGAATGGAGGGAAGTCATGAAAAAGTACAAACTCCTACCCAATGACGCATTAATTGCAATAACTTGCAGGCACTATGGAATAAAGACTATAGCAACCTTCGATGAGGATTTTAAACGAGTTAAGTTTCTTAAAGTTGTACCATAA
- a CDS encoding ATP-binding protein — protein sequence MILMSRFVDREEELEFLRRRWSSQKPELIIIYGRRRIGKTYLLQKFLSEVGGVYLLAEESETVLEDFSERLAEYFDDSLLRENPLRSWGAFFTYLAGKSSKRLVVVIDEIQYIAKSQKDFLSVLQKYWDLHLSKTKIMLILCGSLISFMEGILSAKSPIYGRRTGIWKVDEMDFFDAWKFHRVDVETAVHIYSVFGGVPQYLADYNPKLSFWDNLRELLLSKGAKYYDEPKYLLKQELRDVSRYFSILRAIAMGYTRFGQIADKAKIDAKSLAKYLNVLNEMGYITEEKPVIGKGRTLYKINDNLFAFWFRFVYPLKSEIEMGLDVVEEIKAEFNDYLGQVFEKIAKQFLVRLNLMGELPFKFTRIGRWWHKGEEIDIVAINERERKALLVEVKWKDLNKKEARGILRDLRRKSELIEGEEWERFYGLVAKEIKGKEKLREDGWLVWDLKNFKELKGMSSYPKDSVLVIRYF from the coding sequence ATGATACTCATGAGTAGGTTCGTTGATAGGGAGGAGGAACTTGAGTTCCTCAGGAGGAGATGGAGTTCCCAAAAGCCCGAGCTTATAATTATCTACGGCAGGAGGAGAATTGGGAAAACGTACCTCCTACAAAAGTTTTTATCTGAGGTTGGCGGAGTTTATCTGTTGGCAGAAGAAAGTGAAACGGTTTTGGAAGACTTCTCCGAGAGGCTCGCGGAGTACTTTGACGATTCACTCCTCAGGGAAAATCCTCTGAGAAGCTGGGGAGCATTCTTCACGTATCTCGCTGGAAAAAGCTCTAAGCGGCTTGTTGTGGTGATAGATGAGATTCAATACATAGCGAAATCGCAGAAGGATTTTCTCAGCGTTCTCCAGAAGTACTGGGATCTACATCTCTCGAAGACAAAGATTATGCTAATCCTCTGCGGTTCCCTAATTTCATTCATGGAGGGAATCCTTTCGGCAAAATCCCCCATATACGGGAGGAGAACGGGAATCTGGAAGGTTGATGAGATGGATTTCTTCGATGCCTGGAAATTTCACAGGGTTGATGTTGAAACCGCGGTGCATATATACTCAGTCTTTGGCGGGGTTCCACAATATTTAGCTGACTACAACCCAAAACTCAGCTTTTGGGACAATCTTAGGGAGTTATTGCTCTCAAAGGGAGCTAAGTACTACGATGAGCCAAAGTACCTTCTCAAGCAGGAACTGAGGGATGTTTCTAGGTACTTCTCAATCCTCAGGGCAATAGCCATGGGCTATACAAGGTTTGGTCAGATTGCGGATAAAGCTAAGATAGACGCTAAATCCCTCGCAAAATACCTAAACGTGCTGAACGAAATGGGCTACATAACTGAAGAAAAGCCTGTTATTGGGAAGGGGAGAACCCTCTACAAAATCAACGACAATCTCTTTGCCTTCTGGTTCCGCTTTGTTTATCCGTTAAAAAGTGAAATTGAGATGGGATTAGATGTCGTTGAAGAAATAAAAGCCGAATTCAACGACTATTTAGGTCAGGTGTTCGAGAAAATAGCTAAACAATTCTTGGTTAGACTTAACTTAATGGGAGAGCTCCCCTTTAAGTTTACGAGGATTGGAAGGTGGTGGCATAAGGGAGAAGAAATCGATATAGTGGCGATAAACGAGCGTGAAAGAAAAGCTCTGCTGGTTGAAGTTAAGTGGAAGGACTTGAATAAAAAGGAAGCGAGGGGAATATTAAGAGACCTAAGGAGAAAGAGCGAACTTATTGAAGGGGAGGAATGGGAGAGGTTTTACGGTCTAGTTGCCAAGGAGATAAAGGGAAAGGAGAAGCTACGAGAAGATGGATGGTTGGTATGGGATTTGAAGAACTTCAAGGAATTAAAAGGGATGAGCTCATATCCCAAAGATTCCGTTCTGGTTATCCGCTACTTTTAA
- a CDS encoding RNA-guided endonuclease InsQ/TnpB family protein translates to MPSETIKLTAKFKLKKTPKGLDDLFSAYREIVNFLITYAFENNITSFYRLKKGTYKSLRERYPELPSHYIYTACQMASSIYKSYRKRKRKGKAKGKPVFKKEVIMLDDHLFRLDLEKGVIKLSTPNGRLNLEFYPAKYHEKFKGWKVGQAWLVRTPKGVFINVVFSKEVKVREPKAFVGVDLNENNVTLSLPNGNFVQIITHEREIRTGYFVKRRRIQQKIRAGKRRKELLEKYGERERNRLNDLYHKLANKIVELAEKYGGIALEDLTEIRESIRYSAVMNGRLHRWSFRKLQSIIEYKAKLKGVMVVFVNPAHTSSLCPVCGGKLSPNGHRVLKCKCGFEADRDVVGSWNIRLRALKMWGVPVPPESPPMKTGGGKVIRYDSFTCFKSSG, encoded by the coding sequence ATGCCCTCAGAGACGATTAAACTCACTGCAAAATTCAAGCTTAAGAAAACTCCCAAAGGGTTAGATGACCTTTTCTCCGCTTATCGAGAAATCGTAAACTTTCTAATCACTTACGCTTTCGAGAACAACATAACCAGCTTCTACAGGCTCAAAAAGGGAACCTACAAAAGCCTACGTGAAAGATATCCAGAACTACCAAGCCACTACATTTACACGGCTTGTCAAATGGCTTCATCAATTTACAAGAGCTACAGGAAGAGAAAGCGGAAGGGAAAAGCTAAGGGAAAGCCTGTTTTCAAAAAAGAAGTCATAATGCTCGACGACCACTTGTTCAGGCTTGACTTGGAAAAAGGAGTAATAAAACTCTCCACTCCAAATGGGCGACTTAACTTGGAGTTCTATCCCGCAAAGTATCACGAGAAGTTCAAGGGTTGGAAGGTTGGACAAGCTTGGTTAGTCAGAACGCCTAAGGGAGTTTTTATTAACGTGGTCTTTTCAAAAGAGGTTAAAGTCAGAGAGCCCAAAGCATTTGTTGGCGTGGATTTGAACGAGAACAACGTTACTCTAAGCCTTCCAAATGGCAACTTCGTTCAAATCATCACTCACGAGCGGGAGATTAGGACTGGCTACTTCGTGAAGAGGAGAAGAATACAGCAGAAAATCAGGGCTGGAAAGAGACGAAAAGAACTCCTCGAAAAATACGGCGAAAGAGAAAGGAACAGGCTGAACGACCTCTATCATAAGCTGGCAAACAAAATAGTGGAATTGGCTGAAAAATACGGTGGCATTGCTCTTGAGGATTTGACTGAGATTAGGGAGTCAATAAGGTATTCTGCCGTAATGAATGGCAGGCTTCACAGGTGGAGTTTTCGCAAACTCCAGTCAATCATTGAGTATAAGGCTAAACTGAAGGGTGTTATGGTCGTTTTCGTTAATCCCGCTCATACTTCTTCCCTGTGCCCGGTATGTGGGGGGAAGTTAAGCCCGAATGGGCACAGGGTCTTGAAATGTAAGTGTGGTTTTGAAGCCGACAGGGACGTTGTTGGGAGTTGGAATATCCGCTTGAGGGCCCTGAAGATGTGGGGAGTCCCCGTTCCCCCCGAAAGCCCTCCAATGAAGACGGGAGGAGGGAAGGTTATCCGCTACGATAGTTTCACATGTTTTAAAAGTAGCGGATAA
- a CDS encoding IS607 family transposase: MRLYRTGEVAKRLGVSTMTVRRWIKAGKIKAYQIGREFRIPESEVLRLLEGKLPDKVVIYARVSSRDQKEDLERQVEYLKNYCSSKGYQVVKILTDISSGLNENRKGLKNLFKLVESGEITKVVITYRDRLTRFGFKYLEQYFNSHGVEIEVIFDDEEKTPEKELVKDLLAIVTSFAGKLYGMRSHKKKRLIEAVKNALRDD, encoded by the coding sequence ATGAGGCTTTATAGGACTGGTGAGGTTGCTAAGAGGCTTGGAGTTTCAACAATGACAGTGCGGCGTTGGATTAAAGCAGGAAAAATAAAAGCATACCAAATTGGGAGAGAGTTCAGGATTCCAGAAAGCGAAGTTCTGAGACTCCTTGAGGGAAAACTTCCTGACAAAGTTGTTATTTACGCCAGAGTTTCGAGCAGAGACCAGAAAGAGGACTTGGAGAGACAGGTTGAATATCTTAAAAACTACTGCTCCTCCAAGGGTTATCAAGTTGTGAAAATTCTTACCGACATTTCCTCCGGCTTGAATGAGAACAGAAAAGGCCTGAAGAATCTTTTTAAACTCGTGGAAAGTGGAGAAATAACAAAAGTGGTAATAACATACAGGGACAGGCTCACCCGGTTCGGCTTTAAATACCTAGAACAGTACTTCAACTCCCACGGCGTTGAAATTGAAGTCATTTTTGATGATGAAGAGAAAACGCCAGAAAAGGAACTCGTTAAGGACTTGTTAGCCATTGTAACTTCATTTGCTGGAAAGCTTTATGGAATGCGTTCTCACAAGAAAAAACGCCTTATCGAGGCGGTAAAGAATGCCCTCAGAGACGATTAA